GTAAGATACTTGAGCTTTAACCTCGTAACCACATCTCAATTTTGATTGGTACCAACTCGAAATTTGGGTTATCTCTATTTGTATATTGGAATTTGTAGATTTAGTGATTTCGTGTTGGTTGATATTGGAGGGACTCTGCTTGTAATGTCATGGATAGAGGAGGGGAAGGATATAAAATTGTAGGTTGGTGTTTTGATGCGTCGGAAATATGTTTGTAAATGGTAATGTGTGTTGTGGTGAAATTTAAGCAAATCCATGGAAGTTGGGTTAATCTATTGATTAGCGTGGATATTGTACTTGGTCAATGCTTTTTTTAACAAGGCTCTTGTCTGTTTTAATGCACTTAGCTTTGAGTTAGAAGAATACGAAGAAGGGTATGTAGAGGCTACACTAGAGGGGCCAAATCGTAGGGTGAAAAAAAGTATGCAGGAATAGTACACGGATgtctaacaaataaaaaaacaagagaaatgaaaaggaagaaagaaagtggTCAGTTTTGTATGTGGAATTTTAACAAACAATTAAGCTGCTTCTATGGCTGTCggtattttgtttcttattcttCTATGGCTGTtgtttctcttctcttcatctACATCACTCTTTCTGCTCATTGCAGTTGGTGACTTTTTTGGCTATTTTCCCCATTATCCGTTATAGGGTCTAACTTTAACGTTTAAAGCTGGCTGTTTGAgtgatgaaaattttgttaagaatataatacaaattaaaaatctaactcTTCCTATTAGCTTAATCTTTAAGGACAAGttgtgatttcacatggtatcagagcagaagTCCTGAGTTCAAAccttgactctacactctactccatttaattaaatatttcacgtattGGGCTCTCCCATTGAGGGTGAGTgctaataatataatacaaataaataagtctaCCTATTTCCATTGGTTTAAGCTTTTGAGACAAATGGTGATTTTACAAATTTTGCCTTCCGATTAACTAGTTTACACTTCACTTTCATCTCTATAAAGActatcttctttcttccattttctttttattttattgcttaCCATTATCCTGAAAATAATTCTCAATGGTTTTGGATGTCTGGTGGTGCTTCATTTAGAATTCATTATTGAGATATAACTTTGGACTTCAATGATTGCCTTGGTTATTTGGGGAAAGTGACAACTATTgcttatcttttcttttaagaaagCTGATTGTGTTGATTTATAAACGGCTTTTGATTTccatttattgttttttcttgtgATTAAAACTCAAGTCTTTGTGATGTATCAGACCATATTGTCGATTGAGTTGATTCCCTTTATCATTGCTTGGTTAAGCGATTTCCTTTTACATGTTTTTGTTGTCTCACTGTGGTATTTTAAAAGttccattgttttttttaacatgttgGAACTACCTATAAATCAGAAGTTCGGGAAAGGATTTATTTTCTAAGCATGTTTCGTTTGTGGGTTGAAGTTGCTTGATGTTGGAGAAGAGCAGGAACATGATGAATGCCTGTGGTGTAAATTCATTTTGTTGCCAGTTCTCCTCCTTAGGAATAAGTCAGGTGAATAGTTGGGTTccaaagttattttattttgtcatgcCTATTTGTTATCCATGCTTAATCATCTGGATTTCTTTCGTGGCCTCATTAGGTTGAGAAAGCTGAGGTGGAACTGTTGCTGAGGTCCAGACTCTCAAAGTGCACGATTTCCTTCCTTCAAAATGCAACAAGGTCTACTATCTTCACTGCAAAGGCAAGCAAGAACAATTAAGttcatctttttaattttccctAAGATTTGGGTTTGTTTGAATTAGtgttcatttatatatttgttcGCATTCCAAATTTCCCCTTTAACATGTAGGCACTGAATGTTCCCCATGTGAAATGCTCACTCAATCATGGTGGAGAACTGCTAGCTAATTCCAAAGCTGTTGGGAAGTATGCCACTTATCTTTTTGCCATTTTCAGGAACCTTTTGTCAATATCTAATATAGCAGTTCCCCAAATTTTTTCAGCCATTTTCTTTGTTGTGTGGATGTTTGGTTGTGCTTTACCACTCAATGAAATGTCATTCTAGTTCTTTGGGGGATAGTCATGACAGATATTGTTATTTTCCAGATTTTCACAATTACTCCGGATTTCTTCCTTGGAATACAGGAAAACAATAAAGCATGGAAAGAGAGAGCACCACTTGTGGAAGACAAGAGATTGGGCTGGGTCTGGGCAGAAGGCACTTGGTCTTGTTAGAACTGTATGTTAATTGACCATTTCCTGGTGTTTCACATTGCTGTTtttctcattcatttttttttttttttgtaaacctTAGGAACACATACTATTAGGTTTTAAAGTACTATTCTGAAGAATCTTCAAGTATTTGAAGTAGAAATAAAGGTGCTAGGTTCTGTCtgtaatttctttaatttttcatatttttattttgatattgaagcTTTATGGACTTCCTAAAGAGAAAGAAGCTGTTTATGGAGCATTAGATAAATGGATTGCGTGGGAGACAGAATTCCCACTGGTTGCAGCAGCTAAGGCTTTACGAATCTTGAGGAAGAGGAATCAATGGAAGCTTGTAATTCAAGTATCATACTTGCGCACTTTGTTCTTTCTTCCTTATTGTGGGTTATCCATGATTGCATGCTGCAACCTTTATGAACTCTGTTCCACATCACAATTGTAGATGAATGATATTCCATTAGTTGAATGTGCCAGCCACTGAAATtgattttatgatatatatatatatatatatggtgtaaGATTTACTAAGTTGTACATTTTAGACTGGCTCAATGTGAGACCTCAATGAGCCTGACTCCTGGAGTCATCTTAGTTTGTGTACAACCATAAATAGCAGACCTCATTGATAGCAAAAATTAGGCTTGCTTGATGTCGTAACATGCCAGGATGGCCtgaccttcttcttctctctctctctctctctctctctcttctgtttAGTCTTTGGTAAATTAAGTCTTATTAGGTTCTTTATTTGAAATCTctgtttagttttgtttttataatattttttatggtatAACAATTTTAGAATAAACTTCGATACTTATTTGGGTTTCTATGTTTGGCTAGAAAAGGTGAACTGAATCTTGTTGCTATAATTCAAGAGGTAGGCCTTACTCTATAATAGTTAAATTTAAGATAATTATCTGCAtgttacttgtaaaaaaaaaaaaagataattatctGCAGGTGTTTCAATGAAAACTTGAaacctctccctttctctctcttagaTGAACATAACGTGAAATTCTGTGCTGAGTGGAGCCGTCTTATGTCAACTTATCGTAATATATTCTCGtatcttctttatcttttcgttcccctttatattttttgttctgtgAGAACACATTAGGTCAAATAACATattctttaaaggaaaattgGGTTCTTTGGAAGGGGCATGCTTAATCCCACTTGATTGCCAAGCAATATATCTCATTCTAtaacttgtaattaggtgttagGTGATTGCAGTTGTATACTTCGCTATGCCTATTTACCAGTTTCATTAAAGTtttatattacttatatatatatatatataaatctcattCTGTAGGCTGTGGA
This genomic interval from Juglans regia cultivar Chandler chromosome 3, Walnut 2.0, whole genome shotgun sequence contains the following:
- the LOC108998073 gene encoding pentatricopeptide repeat-containing protein At4g18975, chloroplastic isoform X2, with product MLEKSRNMMNACGVNSFCCQFSSLGISQVEKAEVELLLRSRLSKCTISFLQNATRSTIFTAKALNVPHVKCSLNHGGELLANSKAVGKKTIKHGKREHHLWKTRDWAGSGQKALGLVRTLYGLPKEKEAVYGALDKWIAWETEFPLVAAAKALRILRKRNQWKLLAKWMLSKGQGATMGTYDTLLLAFDMDQRVDEAESLWNMILHVHTRSISKQLFSRMISLYDHHSMQDKIIEIFADMEELSVKPDQDTVRRVAHAFEKLSQEDKKKLVLKRYKSKWKYIHFKGERVRVRTDVWDEDEA
- the LOC108998073 gene encoding pentatricopeptide repeat-containing protein At4g18975, chloroplastic isoform X1, which gives rise to MLEKSRNMMNACGVNSFCCQFSSLGISQVEKAEVELLLRSRLSKCTISFLQNATRSTIFTAKALNVPHVKCSLNHGGELLANSKAVGKKTIKHGKREHHLWKTRDWAGSGQKALGLVRTLYGLPKEKEAVYGALDKWIAWETEFPLVAAAKALRILRKRNQWKLVIQLAKWMLSKGQGATMGTYDTLLLAFDMDQRVDEAESLWNMILHVHTRSISKQLFSRMISLYDHHSMQDKIIEIFADMEELSVKPDQDTVRRVAHAFEKLSQEDKKKLVLKRYKSKWKYIHFKGERVRVRTDVWDEDEA